A window of Gorilla gorilla gorilla isolate KB3781 chromosome 5, NHGRI_mGorGor1-v2.1_pri, whole genome shotgun sequence genomic DNA:
AAAGTCTTGCATAGTCATTACCATTTTGATCCCTGGTTGCTTGCAAATGTGCTTCAAATCCCAGCTTGGgcacttcctgtctgattgtagggatttttttttaaatttttttcttttagagatgggcGTCTCAggttgggctcagtggctcatgcctgtaatcccaacactttgggaagctgaggcaggtgggtcacctgaggtcaggagtttgagactagcctggccaacatgttgaaaccctatctctactaaaaataccagaattagccgggcgtggtggcacacacctgtagtcccagctacttgggaggctgaggtaagagaatcgcttgaacccgggaggctgaggttgccgtcagctgagatcatgcaactgcactccagcctgggtgacagaatgagagactccgtttcaaaaaaaaaaagagagagagagagagaaatgggggtctccctctgtcacccaggctggtgcgatcatagctcactgtagcctcaaactcctagtctcaagcgatcctcctgcttcagcctcccaagtagctgggggtcACAGCTCTGAGCCACCTCGCCAGGCTGCAGGCAAATTTCTTAATCTTGCCGGGCTCCAGTCTTCCAGTCTATAAGGTGGGAATAACAAAATTTGCATATAGGAATTTGGGGAAACGTGTAGTTCTGGGTTTGGGTGAAGACCTCCACCTTTGTAGTAGGTTCATAAATCAAATCAGAGCAAATAGTTGGTGTCTTAAAAACTGTATTTATCTGGGTCTTCTAAGTAAACGGTTTGAGGAGTGGTGGAGGCAGAAATTAAGATTTACTGAGTACTTAGGGTCAAGTAAGGTGCACTGGATCGTGTTAATCGTTAACTCGTGGAAACCGCCCGGAGTGTGTacgctttctttcttttctttccttttttttttttttttttttgagacggagtttcactcttgtcgcccaggctggcgtgtaaTGGCATGgtcctggttcactgcaactccgcctccagggttcaagcgattcacctgcctcagcctcccgagtagctgggattacaggtgcccaccaccacgcccggctaatttttgtatttttagtaaagacggggtttcaccatgttggccaggatggtctcgaactcctgacctcgggtgattcgccgcctcggcctcccaaagtgctaggattacaggcgtgagtcaccgcgcccggcctggagtgtgtattatcccaattttacgGGGAGTAATTGTGCTCACTCGGCTCACCACCAAGTCGCCATAGCGCGCCTCCGCAAGGAAGCCCTCCAGGCACTTCTACTTTCCCGGACCCGCCTCCCGCTCCAGCCGGTTACACGCTCCGTTAGCAGCGTGGGCGGAGTTGGTTCTGCCTTCGCGGAACCAACTGGTCCAGCTTCTGGTGTCTCCCCTCGCTCAATTAAAAGCCAGCTCCTCTCCTTTCGGCTTCCCCACGGTGCCTTTCGGGATTTGTAGTCAGACGTGCTTCAGCCGGCTCTAAGGAGAGCAAAGGCAAGACTCCAATTCCCAGCATCCCTCGCGCCCGGAGAGTGCAGCGTCTATTCTCATCCTCTTCACTTTTCCACTCCTCCCCTTACCTCCCTTCTCTTCTGAATTCTTCATTCTGGGCTCTTGCCTGTGAAATCTTTCTTTGCTTTCCCCATCTTTTCCTCGCATTTTTTCACCATCTTTCCCTCAATCTCCAGGAGCCAATGCGAGACTTTGGCTCCGATTAAGCGACGGCCCGAGACTCGGGGTGCGCGAGGAGGATCGACAGAGTGGTGAGGGGACCTAGGAGGGCGGGAGTGGCAGaggtatgagagagagagaggtgagtgAGAGGCGAAGAgtgagaggaaggcagggagaagcTAGGAGATCGGAAGGCGTGGGTCAGGGTGAATGACGTGAAGTAGACTTGGGAAGGGAAAAGAGGTGGCTTTAGATTTGGGAAGCATGGAGGGGAGAGGTTACCGCCGTACTTAGCAGAAGTGGGCTAAGAGATAGAAGATAGGAAGGACGGGCAGATTTGGAGCTTATAGACTGGTCTGACCAGGATGGGATGGAAGAGAGAGGTGTGGGCTCAATTTTCTTTGTCCCTGTTTAGCCAAAGATGAGACAAGTCATTGAAATACAAAATGATCTTGCAAACACTGGACAGTTAACAATTCTGTCACTTGGTAATTGAGGGAAGACTGGAGTTAAAGGGCAGAAATAGGAGGAGgcaagaaagggagggagattGGTCAGGTTTGGGAGAAACCAGAGGAGATGAGTGACATGGGAAAGGAGACCACAGAAAAGGTGGGGTTATTGTGGGGACTGATGGATCTGGAATCAGTTAGAAAGGTCAGGGGTGACACTGGCATGGATGGTGAGGTTGCACTTCTGACGTTTGCATTCCTCAGGTGATGGAGAGCACCCCTTCAAGGGGACTGAACCGAGTACACCTACAATGCAGGAATCTGCAGGAATTCTTAGGGGGCCTGAGCCCTGGGGTATTGGACCGATTGTATGGGCACCCTGCCACATGTCTGGCTGTCTTCAGGTGAGGAGCCCCTTCATGGCAGGGAAATGTAATGGGGTCTGCGGACTGGAATAAAATATCATAGGTAAAAGTGTAGCAGCCTGGAGTCGGGGTGGGGACTGGGGGCGAGGGTTGGAAATTGCTCTAAAGTGTGGAGGCCAAAACAGCAGGACTGGTAAAGTTGTGCTGGAGTGAGAAGAGATGTTTGAGAGGTAATTGAGGGCAGAGATGCAGATACAATGCAGCTTCTGATATTAACCTTTGACCTCTGTCCCTGTACAGGGAGCTCCCATCCTTGGCTAAGAACTGGGTGATGCGGATGCTCTTTCTGGAGCAGCCTTTGCCACAGGCTGCTGTAGCTCTGTGGGTAAAGAAGGAATTCAGCAAGTAAGTCTCAGCCAGATACAAATTTCTCAACAGCCACATTTCCCAAACTGCTGTTCCTTGGAGCACTTCCAGGAAGTGTTAATAGATATAtcacaaaacttaaaaataaatacatttgggaAACTCTGCATACTGccttttcccttttatttatttcccagCTGAGATCTTGCTTTCAAATGTATCTTCCCTCTTAAAGAGTTATGTGTGATATCTGTAATGAGGCTCTGATAAGTAATGCAGTAAAGAATTTGTCTTAGGAAGATACTAATTTCACTCTGTGGAACAGTGTTCCAAGGATCAGCAAGTTCAGAACAGGCAGAGATGGTGGCTTTTATGGGCctcctttttgttttccaaataccCTACTCACCTCTCTGCTTCTGTTCCAGGGCTCAGGAGGAAAGTACAGGGCTGCTGAGCGGCCTCCGGATCTGGCACACCCAGCTGCTCCCAGGCGGGCTCCAGGGCCTCATCCTCAACCCCATTTTCCGCCAGAACCTCCGCATTGCCCTTCTGGGTGGGTATGtcacttctctctcttcctaAGCTAGGGCAGGGGAACTGCTGCTTATTAAACCACTAATTAAACTTTGGGAGGGGGAGCTCCTGGGGGCCTCCCCAGAACCTTGTGGTCTCCACGTTGGGAACTCCTTTAGGAGTAAGTTGGACCAGATGTAGTGTGTGGTGTAGGAAATGTCCCCCACTCATGGCCCCTGAGGATAAGGGTGGAAAGATGGCAGAGGGCAGCAAGGAACACAGACAGGGTTCcttactctttttttgttgttctgttttgtttgtttttgagacagagtctcactctgtcaccaaggccagagtgcagtggtgtaatcttgactCAAcggcagcctctacctcctgggttcaagtgattctcctgcctcagcctcctgagtagctgggattacaggcacccaccacgacgccaggctaattttttgtatttttagtagagacggggtttcgccatgttggccaggctggtcttgaactcctgacctcaagtgatccgcccatctcggcctcccaaagtacagggattacaggtgtgagccactgcgcctggccagggttCCTTACTCTTGGCCCATCCTGGCCGTAGGGGGAAGGCCTGGTCTGATGACACAAGTCAGCTGGGACCAGACAAGCATGCCCGGGACGTTCCCTCCCTTGACAAGTACGCCGAGGAGCGATGGGAGGTAAGCACTTGggagtgtgtgtgtctctgcttGTGCTTCTACTTCCCATGGCCCTTGGGGCATGGTCTCCCTGTTCTCTTCTGTTCTTCAGGTGGTCTTGCACTTCATGGTGGGCTCCCCCAGTGCAGCTGTCAGCCAGGACTTGGCTCAGCTCCTCAGCCAGGCTGGGCTCATGAAGAGGTGAGGAAGCCGGAGGTACAGCAGCTTTCTGCTGTGCCATCTCCTTGGGTCGCTAAGAAATGGTATCTGGGGCTAGTCAAGATCAGAGGACATTAGCTGGAAAAGGCAAGCTGAGTAGAATATAGCCAGAGATACCAAGAAAAAACGTGAGTGGACAAGTGGGGATAGTAGTCTTTATCTGCATATCACCATCATTGTCCCGGTCTTTGTCTCTAGTACTGAACCTGGAGAGCCGCCCTGCATTACTTCCGCTGGCTTCCAGTTCCTGTTGCTGGACACCCCGGCTCAGCTCTGGTACTTTATGTTGCAGTATTTGCAGACAGCCCAGGTGAGGAGGCCAGGGCCACTTACCAGCATGCTCTGCTCCTCTCAGGTCTCACTGAGAGACTCCTGCCTACAGACTGTTCCCtgattttctcttctctgtcCCTTTCTTCCCATTGtctccctcccatccctcctcctttgtctctgcctctttctccctAGAGCCGGGGCATGGACCTGGTAGagattctctccttcctcttccagcTCAGCTTCTCTACTCTGGGCAAGGTAAGCAGGGGGCTGAAAGGTATAGAGATGGGAAGGGGAAAGCAAGTTGTGGGGCAGTAGAATAGACTGAGAAGATAAGAATGAACACAGAACGaacagagatggagaaagaaagaatgaatgtatggggttgggggtgggtgggtTGTGTTTTGGAccccagctggaaacctctgttcCTCAGGATTACTCTGTGGAAGGTATGAGTGATTCTCTGTTGAACTTCCTGCAACATCTGCGTGAGTTTGGGCTTGTTTTCCAGAGGAAGGTATGAGCGCCTAGATAAGTGGCTTCCAGGGAAGAAACAGGGTGGTGTGTTGCCTTTGCCTTTAAAAAGGAGTGGGGTCTTGGGGCAGTAGCAGGAAGCAGTTGCCAGAACTGAATACTTGGGTCTCTCGGGGGAGAGAAGTTGGGGGTTGAGGTTCTGCATCTTGGGAGGGATCTGATATTTCAGGCAGGAAGATGTAAGGCAGTGACTTCTGAGACAAGGCATCTGCCTTTCTATTCTTTTCAGAGGAAATCTCGGCGTTACTACCCCACACGCCTGGCCATCAATCTCTCATCAGGTGTCTCTGGAGCTGGGGGCACTGTGCATCAGCCAGGTTTCATTGTCGTGGAAACCAATTACCGACTGTATGCCTACACGGGTGAGGCGGGACAGAGGGCCCCTGGAAGAGGAGGTTGGGGGTGAGGGAATGCCAGTTTATGTTCGTGTTTACCTGGCAGTCTACAGAGCTCTCTGACATTTCTCATGACACTTGAAAGAAGGGCTTGAGGGAGTCTGGGTGTGGGGGTGGCCTCCTCATCCTCTTTCTATCCCTGGCTCAGAGTCGGAGCTGCAGATTGCCCTCATTGCCCTCTTCTCTGAGATGCTCTATCGGTTCCCCAACATGGTGGTGGCGCAGGTGACCCGGGAGAGTGTGCAGCAGGCAATCGCCAGTGGCATCACAGCCCAGCAGGTATTCCCACTTGGGAGAGGTGGAGCAGGAAGACAGGCTGCACTTGGGCTGTGGGGGACAGGGGGTCACATTATGGAAGGCTAGCTCTGAGTCTGTTATAATAGGTGGTGGTGAGTTGTCTGTGTTTGAAGAGAAATGAAGGCTTTGGGTGTGAGAATAGGTAGACccttgaggggaaaaaaacatgGAGGGAGGAGGTATAGATCTGGATTTGTGCCTCGGCACTGCCACATCCTAACTGCGTAAACTAGACATAGTTGTTTtgcctctgtgagcctcagtttcctcatctagtaAATGACAGTTCTTACCTCAGGGTTGCCGGGATAATTCATTGGAAGAATAGGGGCAAAGCATTGAGCTCAGCACCTGTCATGCAATAaatgctaaaaaaagaaaatagtagctgctgctattttaaagaaagaaaaacaaaacattactgGAAAGGGCGAATGTGCCAGAAAAGGAATATCCCACGTTGCTGGGAGCAGCAACGTGGGATAACAGCTGAACTGGGATGGGTGGAGTTGATGACAGGAGTTATGAGTTTTTAGAATAAGCTGATGTTCCAGTGACATTAGGTGACAGCTCAGATGGCTTTCCTGCCTTCTTGCTGGAGCCCTCATGCCATTCTTGTCTGTTTTCCTAGATAATCCATTTCCTAAGGACAAGAGCCCACCCAGTGATGCTCAAACAGGTATAGACGGGCTCCAAGATGTCAGAGGCTGGCAGCTGGTGATGAgatgatggaaaagaaaaaggggcATCCAAATCTGGGGAAGAAACAGAGGGCCGGGTTGTCTGGGGCAGTATTCTGAGTCCCTACAGTCAACCCTTGCTCCTTGCAGACACCTGTGCTGCCCCCCACCATCACCGACCAGATCCGGCTCTGGGAGCTGGAAAGGGACAGACTCCGGTTCACTGAGGGTGAGTAGCTTCTGGTGGCCAAGTCTTGGTCATTGGCCAGAGAAAGGGCAGACAGTTCagtctgcattttattttttacttcatgGACTAGGAGAGAAAAGCTGGcaagacagtttttttttgttttggggtgaGTCGGTAGTAAACAAATCGTCCCAAATCAATGCACTTTGGATTTGGCTAGGTGAGGGAATAATTCACAGTAATTTGTATTAGGCCTTTCTGAATATGGCTGGATCACACTGGTGTTAAGATGAACCCCTGAGCAGACAAGCATAGAGAATTAGTTTGTAAAATTGCGGTGGGGGCAAGCCCAGACCGCGTCCAGGGCTGCCACCAAGGAGCTGGGGGGATTCCCAATAGGAGCTCCGAGCTTCACTTTCTCGTCTTCTCCCCGCGCCCCTCCCGTCCTGCCGACCCCAGGTGTCCTGTATAACCAGTTCCTGTCGCAAGTGGACTTTGAGCTGCTGCTGGCCCACGCGCGGGAGCTGGGCGTGCTCGTGTTCGAGAACTCGGCCAAGCGGCTCATGGTGGTGACCCCGGCCGGGCACAGCGACGTCAAGCGCTTTTGGAAGCGGCAGAAACACAGCTCCTGAGAGCGCGGGACTTGGACACGGACCTCGGCGGGCGGGACTGGGCGGGGCGGGGCATCAGAACTCAGGTGTTTTTTATTTACGCGTCAGGGCTTTTCTTGTCTAATAAAGTTATAATAGCTAGCAGTGCGGTCCCAGGCGCCTCCCCGTGGGGTTTGCCTTCGCGGCGGACTCGCTCCTCTGGTCTACAGCCTTTGGACCGGTAGGGAGAGGGTGGGGCCGAAGCCAGCTGCTGCGCATGCGCCGGCCGGGGCCCCGCCCCCATGCGCCGCGCGGCTCCAGGGCCACGTTCCAGGGTCGGGTTTGGTGGATCCCTCAGTCCTTGCCGCCGCGGGGCGCCCTGGGATAGCGGCGGGGCCTCCCGGTGAGCGCGCGCCGGGGCGGCCTCCGGGAAGTGGGAGACGCTGCGGGTCCTGGGCCCAGGCCTTGGGATGGGCGGGAAGGCCTGGCCGCGCCGGGCTGTGG
This region includes:
- the GTF2H4 gene encoding general transcription factor IIH subunit 4, which produces MESTPSRGLNRVHLQCRNLQEFLGGLSPGVLDRLYGHPATCLAVFRELPSLAKNWVMRMLFLEQPLPQAAVALWVKKEFSKAQEESTGLLSGLRIWHTQLLPGGLQGLILNPIFRQNLRIALLGGGKAWSDDTSQLGPDKHARDVPSLDKYAEERWEVVLHFMVGSPSAAVSQDLAQLLSQAGLMKSTEPGEPPCITSAGFQFLLLDTPAQLWYFMLQYLQTAQSRGMDLVEILSFLFQLSFSTLGKDYSVEGMSDSLLNFLQHLREFGLVFQRKRKSRRYYPTRLAINLSSGVSGAGGTVHQPGFIVVETNYRLYAYTESELQIALIALFSEMLYRFPNMVVAQVTRESVQQAIASGITAQQIIHFLRTRAHPVMLKQTPVLPPTITDQIRLWELERDRLRFTEGVLYNQFLSQVDFELLLAHARELGVLVFENSAKRLMVVTPAGHSDVKRFWKRQKHSS